A single Salmo trutta chromosome 14, fSalTru1.1, whole genome shotgun sequence DNA region contains:
- the kbtbd12 gene encoding kelch repeat and BTB domain-containing protein 12, with product MDLRAKHSLGLLDQLRKMRETEKLTDVVLVAEGISFPCHRVVLSAFSPYFRVMFTCGLRECSTREVFLRDTPADSLGLLLNYMYCSELPLNNANVQGVSVAAFLLQMDEVFNHCQSHMRENMDASNCLGVYYFSRDLGAEELADHAQRYLRTHFVQVCMSEEILELEAHQLGALLSSDDLNVSREETILDVVLRWVRQDTPGDGVEDRRSRHLVELLRKVRLALVAPDYLREAMKRNMSLLADAECLEMMEEALEATGMHPASSPRKLKLRYGMETTDLLLCIGNEGGGIRSRYGNYSERSFCYAPSTGHTHYITSPRYGDVLGFVCAGVVTEGNEIVVAGEAGVRKMARQTNRNVELFRYRVEAQGTWEHLSSAEYRDSYALGALGDTIYLLGGQMKLKNQYLITNSVERWSLQGGPWHSAAPLPIPLAYHSVVRLKDRLYVLGGRTPQSWRMDDEPDRLSNRLLEYDPETNKWTELGPMKYSKYRCGAVALNGEIYVMGGIGCEGVDHGQSRRCLDAVEIYNPDGNFWRDGPTMPSPQLSLRSNASNAAVVGGKLYVCGYYKGADRHEDIIKDILELDPWENRWTVVARRVLMHDAYDVCLVASLNPRELMSPPADLVTQ from the exons ATGGATCTGAGAGCTAAACACAGTCTGGGTCTTCTGGACCAGCTGAGGAagatgagggagacagagaagctGACAGATGTGGTGCTAGTGGCTGAGGGCATCAGCTTCCCCTGCCACCGGGTGGTCCTCTCAGCTTTCAGCCCTTACTTCCGGGTTATGTTCACCTGCGGCCTGCGGGAGTGTAGTACTAGGGAAGTGTTTTTGCGTGACACCCCAGCCGATAGCCTGGGTCTATTGTTAAACTACATGTATTGTTCTGAGCTCCCGCTCAACAACGCCAATGTACAGGGGGTCTCGGTGGCTGCCTTCCTCCTGCAGATGGACGAGGTGTTCAACCACTGCCAGAGCCACATGAGGGAGAACATGGACGCCTCCAACTGCCTCGGGGTGTACTACTTTTCCCGCGACCTGGGAGCCGAGGAGCTGGCCGACCATGCCCAGAGATACCTGCGGACGCACTTCGTTCAGGTGTGTATGAGCGAGGAGATTCTGGAACTAGAGGCCCACCAACTGGGGGCGCTGCTGAGCTCCGACGACCTCAACGTGTCGCGGGAGGAGACCATCCTGGACGTGGTGCTGCGCTGGGTCAGACAGGACACTCCGGGGGATGGGGTGGAGGACAGGCGGAGTAGACACCTGGTTGAGCTCCTGAGGAAGGTGCGTCTCGCCTTGGTGGCCCCTGACTACCTGAGGGAGGCTATGAAGAGGAATATGTCTCTGTTGGCGGATGCAGAGTGTCTGGAGATGATGGAGGAGGCACTGGAGGCCACAGGGATGCACCCGGCCTCCTCACCCCGTAAACTGAAGCTTCGCTATGGGATGGAGACCACGGATCTGCTGCTCTGCATCGGCAACGAGGGTGGAGGGATCCGATCACGGTATGGAAATTATTCGGAACGCAGCTTCTGCTACGCCCCCTCCACGGGCCACACCCACTACATCACATCCCCACGCTATGGAGACGTTCTGGGATTCGTGTGTGCAGGGGTCGTCACCGAAGGCAACGAGATTGTGGTGGCCGGGGAGGCAGGGGTGAGGAAAATGGCCAGGCAGACGAACAGGAATGTGGAGTTATTCAG GTACAGGGTGGAGGCCCAGGGAACCTGGGAGCACCTGAGCTCAGCAGAGTACCGTGACTCGTACGCTCTGGGGGCGCTGGGTGATACTATTTACCTGCTGGGAGGCCAGATGAAGCTGAAAAACCAGTACCTCATCACCAACTCTGTGGAGCGCTGGTCCCTGCAGGGTGGGCCCTGGCATAGCGCCGCCCCGCTACCCATACCGCTGGCCTATCACAGCGTGGTCCGACTGAAGGACCGCCTCTACGTGCTCGGGGGTCGAACTCCACAG TCCTGGCGGATGGACGACGAGCCAGACCGCTTGAGCAACCGTCTGCTGGAGTACGACCCTGAGACAAACAAGTGGACAGAGCTTGGTCCCATGAAGTACTCCAAGTATCGCTGTGGTGCTGTGGCGCTCAATGGAGAAATCTATGTGATGG GAGGTATCGGCTGTGAGGGGGTTGATCATGGACAGTCCCGTCGTTGCCTTGATGCTGTGGAAATCTACAACCCTGATGGAAACTTCTGGAGGGATGGGCCTACTATGCCCTCTCCACAGCTATCCCTACGCAGCAATGCCTCCAACGCCGCGGTGGTGGGGGGCAAGCTTTATGTCTGTGGATACTACAAGGGGGCGG ATCGTCATGAAGACATAATCAAGGACATCCTGGAACTAGACCCGTGGGAGAACCGCTGGACCGTTGTGGCCCGCCGCGTTCTGATGCATGATGCCTACGACGTCTGCTTGGTGGCAAGCCTCAATCCACGGGAGCTCATGTCTCCCCCCGCAGACCTAgtaactcagtga